In the genome of Kitasatospora cathayae, one region contains:
- a CDS encoding IS5 family transposase: MTDAEWAVVRDAMPVPAWLEGRGGQPESYCHRQLVDAVRYLVAGGIAWRAVPADFPAWDRVYAFFRRWRDKGLVAEFHDRLRDRVRKAAGRDPEPTAGIIDAQSVKGAASVPATSRGFDGGKKVNGRKRHIVVDTLGLLLVVMVTAASVTDREAGRTLLERLRERHWRISLVWADGGYTGRLVDLARDALRIALTVVRRTDDATGFVVLPKRWLVERTFAWLMHSRRLARDYETRTDTSEAMIRWSMSMVMSRRLARRAR, from the coding sequence ATGACCGACGCGGAGTGGGCCGTCGTGCGCGACGCGATGCCCGTGCCCGCCTGGCTGGAAGGCCGCGGCGGGCAGCCGGAGAGCTACTGCCACCGGCAGCTGGTCGACGCGGTGCGCTACCTGGTCGCGGGCGGCATCGCCTGGAGGGCGGTACCCGCGGACTTCCCCGCATGGGACCGCGTCTACGCCTTCTTCCGGCGCTGGCGGGACAAGGGCCTGGTCGCCGAGTTCCACGACCGGCTGCGCGACAGGGTCCGCAAGGCGGCGGGCCGTGATCCGGAGCCGACCGCCGGGATCATCGACGCGCAGTCGGTGAAAGGGGCCGCGTCGGTGCCGGCCACGAGCCGGGGGTTCGACGGCGGGAAGAAGGTGAACGGCCGCAAGAGGCACATCGTCGTGGACACCCTCGGGCTGCTGCTGGTCGTGATGGTCACCGCCGCATCCGTCACCGACCGCGAGGCAGGCCGCACGCTGCTGGAGCGGCTGCGTGAGCGGCACTGGCGCATCTCGCTGGTATGGGCCGACGGCGGCTACACCGGACGCCTGGTCGACCTCGCCCGCGATGCCCTGCGGATCGCGCTGACAGTGGTCCGACGCACCGACGACGCCACGGGCTTCGTGGTGCTGCCGAAAAGGTGGCTGGTGGAACGGACGTTCGCATGGCTGATGCACTCACGCCGCCTGGCCCGCGACTACGAGACCCGCACCGACACCTCCGAGGCGATGATCCGGTGGTCGATGAGCATGGTCATGAGCCGCCGGCTCGCCCGGCGAGCACGCTGA
- a CDS encoding HEAT repeat domain-containing protein: protein MFEGLITALLEVGSAGDLEDSFEALRVLAGRPALLLRLDAFIRRQSAYSTRPAPSLTEADPVALVLAASHADGRVRERAVRRMLNQPRPELMPFIVLRTSDWVRQVRDPACAALAVLLHENPLLATPATVRTALLINRRRRGAFAHAQLLVPLLAESGTALSGTLLTAPEPAVRRFVLDTAAHRLGLRDLAALAESDPDRQVRARAAEAAARQAVWTDQVELLRRLARSRHAEVRITALTGLMRTGSPQNVVPYLDDPSALIRALAREAARRTGTDPLAYYRAAIQAAEPQVGAVAGLAETGSRADGPLLTALLDNPAPQVRVHALRALRSLDMVPVPRVTALLRDGSTAVVKEAAATLAPSATQLPADLLWDMLTDPQRPAVRRAGYRLLTRHDRLTALRAALVVSGDTHPRLSAQGRTDATTQIRNLAPHPWRTRPAPPLGASPAQAAELLALAEQRRTELTEDVVRLLIDALRPGPGNR from the coding sequence GTGTTCGAGGGGCTGATCACCGCGCTGCTGGAGGTCGGCTCGGCCGGGGATCTTGAAGACTCGTTCGAGGCGCTGCGTGTGCTGGCGGGACGTCCGGCGCTGCTGCTGCGCCTGGACGCCTTCATACGACGGCAGTCGGCGTACTCGACGCGCCCCGCCCCGTCACTCACCGAGGCCGACCCGGTAGCCCTTGTCCTGGCGGCCTCGCACGCCGATGGCCGCGTCCGTGAGCGCGCGGTGCGGCGGATGCTGAACCAGCCGCGTCCCGAGCTGATGCCGTTTATCGTCTTGCGGACCAGCGACTGGGTCCGTCAGGTCCGGGATCCCGCGTGCGCGGCTCTGGCCGTGCTGCTCCATGAGAACCCCCTGCTGGCCACCCCGGCGACCGTGCGCACGGCCCTGCTGATCAACCGGCGCCGGCGCGGCGCCTTCGCCCACGCTCAACTGCTCGTGCCGCTGCTGGCCGAGTCGGGCACGGCCCTGTCCGGAACGCTTCTCACGGCCCCCGAGCCGGCGGTACGGCGCTTCGTCCTCGACACCGCCGCGCACCGCCTTGGACTTCGCGACCTCGCCGCCCTCGCCGAGAGCGACCCCGACCGGCAGGTCAGAGCCCGGGCCGCCGAGGCCGCCGCCCGGCAGGCGGTGTGGACCGACCAGGTCGAGCTGCTGCGCCGCCTGGCCCGCAGCCGCCACGCCGAGGTACGGATCACCGCCCTCACAGGGCTGATGCGCACCGGCTCCCCGCAGAACGTGGTGCCGTATCTCGACGATCCGTCCGCACTGATCCGGGCCCTCGCGCGAGAGGCGGCACGCCGCACCGGTACGGATCCACTGGCGTACTACCGCGCGGCCATCCAGGCGGCCGAGCCGCAGGTCGGGGCAGTCGCAGGGCTCGCCGAGACCGGCAGCCGGGCCGACGGCCCACTGCTCACCGCCCTGCTGGACAACCCCGCCCCTCAAGTCCGCGTCCACGCGCTGCGCGCCCTACGGAGCCTCGACATGGTGCCCGTGCCCCGGGTCACGGCGCTGCTGCGGGACGGCTCCACCGCGGTGGTCAAGGAGGCCGCCGCCACGCTCGCCCCCAGCGCCACCCAACTGCCTGCCGACCTGCTGTGGGACATGCTCACCGACCCGCAGCGACCGGCCGTCCGACGGGCCGGCTACCGGTTGCTGACCCGGCACGACCGCCTCACCGCACTGCGCGCCGCCCTCGTCGTGAGCGGCGACACCCATCCCCGACTCTCTGCCCAGGGCAGGACCGACGCCACCACCCAGATCCGCAACCTGGCCCCGCACCCCTGGCGCACCCGCCCGGCTCCGCCCCTCGGCGCCAGCCCCGCACAGGCCGCCGAACTGCTCGCCCTGGCGGAGCAGCGGCGTACCGAGCTCACCGAGGACGTGGTCCGACTGCTGATTGACGCGCTTCGTCCGGGGCCCGGCAACCGGTAG
- a CDS encoding DUF6083 domain-containing protein gives MAEPRCDECRSVGTARPRNNDPYMVICDDCWPDHGLKHGLDNEPTDCERCGGPNGRWNGYERAVLCRPCQIASEREPDPSREPRPIVDVLDGLLDAMTIAEDAHMARTAAAAAPAVATTTTCGHCGATAQWFMTRSKKWVLLEPGVHPTYLIPEGNRWRIDQHNTALNIGRANPTDRCRVCHWDVCPGRVPAPSSPHLLSLWKDNDLHRRQSD, from the coding sequence ATGGCTGAACCCCGTTGTGACGAGTGCAGGTCCGTCGGGACCGCCCGCCCGCGCAACAACGATCCGTACATGGTCATCTGTGACGACTGCTGGCCCGACCACGGCCTGAAGCACGGCCTCGACAACGAGCCGACCGACTGTGAGCGCTGCGGGGGGCCCAACGGCCGTTGGAACGGCTACGAGCGAGCCGTCCTGTGCCGGCCGTGCCAGATAGCGTCCGAACGGGAGCCCGATCCGAGCCGGGAACCGCGGCCGATCGTTGACGTCCTCGACGGCCTCCTAGACGCGATGACCATCGCCGAGGACGCCCACATGGCACGGACCGCGGCCGCGGCAGCGCCAGCGGTCGCAACGACCACAACGTGCGGTCACTGCGGCGCCACCGCTCAGTGGTTCATGACCCGCTCGAAGAAGTGGGTCCTCCTCGAACCCGGGGTGCACCCGACTTACCTGATCCCTGAAGGGAACCGCTGGCGCATCGACCAGCACAACACGGCGCTGAACATCGGCCGGGCGAACCCGACCGACCGGTGCCGGGTCTGCCACTGGGACGTCTGCCCGGGGCGCGTCCCGGCGCCGTCCAGCCCGCACCTGCTCTCCCTGTGGAAGGACAACGACCTACACCGGCGGCAGTCCGACTAA
- a CDS encoding winged helix-turn-helix domain-containing protein translates to MVYRIHFTVQDLARTRVAELPPPLWELSTAIRVLQDRNHPVRFDAWRRNAFAGLGPQARMVLDLTPPRGWAPGFLATSGAGSPQELLEQVRSTPESRIRQSLAFLAERQPLPPWAHRLPGDRDLLLQLFDSLEHVCTRLLTPLWPQIGSLTAADRGARMRQVFTGGTESLLTSLNPRRIRWNPPVLEVAMASGLDGHLHLGGRGLLLVPSVFGIEAPVIAPDAEPQPLLTYPAGLDQHVRALPLPLPASPAGPTAPGAPSSLASLLGLTRASVLNAIAEHPGCSTKELAALVGIAPASASEHATTLREAGLISTARHRNTALHSPTGLGISLLNAGHGTPRPGEGL, encoded by the coding sequence ATGGTCTACCGCATCCACTTCACGGTTCAGGACCTGGCGCGGACACGAGTGGCAGAACTCCCACCACCGTTGTGGGAACTGAGCACCGCGATACGGGTCCTTCAGGACCGGAACCATCCGGTGCGCTTCGACGCCTGGCGGCGCAACGCCTTCGCTGGACTGGGCCCGCAGGCCCGGATGGTCCTCGACCTGACCCCGCCGCGCGGCTGGGCGCCCGGCTTCCTGGCCACCTCTGGTGCCGGAAGTCCCCAGGAACTGTTGGAACAAGTGCGTTCCACGCCCGAGTCCCGGATCCGCCAGAGCCTGGCTTTCTTGGCAGAGCGACAGCCACTCCCGCCATGGGCGCACCGTCTGCCCGGGGATCGAGACCTCCTGCTGCAGCTCTTCGACAGCCTGGAGCACGTCTGCACCCGATTACTCACTCCCCTCTGGCCGCAGATCGGCAGTCTCACCGCGGCCGATCGGGGGGCACGCATGCGACAGGTGTTCACCGGCGGTACGGAGAGCCTGCTCACGTCGCTGAACCCGCGTCGAATCCGCTGGAATCCGCCCGTACTCGAGGTCGCCATGGCCTCCGGCCTCGACGGCCACCTGCACCTCGGCGGCCGCGGCCTGCTTCTCGTCCCTTCGGTCTTCGGAATCGAAGCGCCCGTCATTGCTCCCGACGCCGAGCCCCAGCCCCTCCTGACCTACCCGGCGGGCCTCGACCAGCACGTCCGCGCGCTGCCGCTGCCGCTGCCCGCCTCGCCGGCGGGGCCGACCGCGCCGGGAGCGCCTTCATCGCTGGCCTCACTCCTGGGCCTCACCAGGGCCAGCGTGCTCAACGCCATCGCCGAACACCCTGGCTGTTCCACCAAAGAACTCGCCGCCCTCGTCGGCATAGCACCGGCCAGCGCCAGCGAACACGCCACGACCCTGCGCGAGGCCGGACTGATAAGCACCGCACGGCACCGCAACACGGCCCTCCACAGCCCCACCGGCCTCGGCATCAGCCTCCTGAACGCCGGCCACGGCACACCGCGTCCCGGCGAGGGTCTGTAA